The Colias croceus chromosome 21, ilColCroc2.1 genome window below encodes:
- the LOC123701540 gene encoding uncharacterized protein LOC123701540, which yields MLVYIFFLCLILSPSLSQEGEKTEPLDKSQIIGVKTVQNIKINKDTIITRNMKLETKGRKKPLREDTNKDPDWSYQSIPQDVAKHAQDFKRNMSECLKEVQAKDNRPIKRLSPKTESPIHGECLIACVLKRNGVIENGKVHKDNLIILVSKFYAKEDKLIKKLEKGVDHCINSSIKNKDECVLASQLNECTNNIMATNKHKFTIDI from the exons ATGTTAgtctacatattttttctatgTCTAATTCTGTCTCCATCTTTATCGCAAGAGGGCGAAAAAACAGAACCATTAGATAAATCACAAATTATTGGTGTCAAAACAgttcaaaacataaaaattaataaagatacCATTATTACACGAAATATGAAATTGGAAACGAAGGGACGAAAAAAGC CCCTAAGAGAAGACACAAATAAAGATCCCGACTGGTCGTACCAATCTATTCCTCAAGATGTGGCGAAACACGCACAAGATTTTAAACGCAATATGTCAGAATGTTTAAAAGAAGTACAGGCCAAAGATAACAGACCAATCAAACGATTATCTCCAAAAACTGAGTCTCCAATACACGGCGAATGTCTCATTGCGTGTGTATTAAAACGGAATGGTGTTATAGAAAATGGAAAGGTTCATAAAG ATAATCTTATCATCTTAGTCAGTAAATTCTACGCAAAAGAAGATAAACTTATAAAGAAACTTGAAAAGGGCGTGGATCACTGTATTAACtctagtataaaaaataaagacgaATGTGTTTTGGCGTCGCAATTAAACGAATGCACGAATAACATCATGGCaactaataaacataaattcacTATTGATATTTGA